The following coding sequences lie in one Apium graveolens cultivar Ventura chromosome 1, ASM990537v1, whole genome shotgun sequence genomic window:
- the LOC141713598 gene encoding uncharacterized protein LOC141713598: protein MDGENQNNNENQGNNDEGGNVFDQLAETLAVLVNQQPKPNIVSQFKRLNPPTFDGATDPAIVEMWIQEMEKAFGLLGSNEEQKVTLAVYQLQGSAYDWWLMEKRKNETTNLEENHEPYTWAKFKKALEDKYFPRTVRLQKERDFIRLQQGGRTVIEYEAEFAKLAKYASTLVADESSRARRLEEGLRSDIRNSVASFELQTYEAVLNKALVIERGLAESEKASGSWNKRRFTQTSGQSFQGGPLKKPHVYDNIGGQGDRETCTRCGKNHPDKVCRWNTGACFHCGEVGHKISNCPHNLPPPPRKEADNKMGKGRVFQLTGNDNYRN from the coding sequence ATGGATGGAGAAAATCAGAACAACAATGAAAATCAGGGCAATAATGATGAAGGAGGAAACGTCTTTGACCAGCTGGCTGAAACTCTAGCTGTACTTGTGAATCAGCAACCGAAGCCCAACATCGTCTCTCAATTCAAGCGTTTGAACCCGCCAACTTTTGATGGAGCTACAGACCCGGCTATCGTTGAGATGTGGATCcaagagatggaaaaagctttcGGACTTCTGGGGAGCAATGAGGAACAGAAGGTGACCTTAGCTGTGTACCAATTGCAAGGAAGCGCTTACGACTGGTGGCTTATGGAAAAGAGAAAGAATGAGACGACAAATCTTGAAGAAAATCATGAACCGTACACTTGGGCAAAGTTCAAGAAGGCTTTAGAGGACAAGTACTTTCCGAGAACAGTTCGTCTGCAGAAAGAGAGGGACTTCATTCGACTTCAACAAGGTGGAAGAACCGTCATTGAATACGAAGCAGAATTTGCAAAGCTTGCGAAGTACGCGTCGACCCTAGTAGCAGATGAGAGCAGTCGAGCACGAAGATTAGAGGAGGGACTTCGAAGTGACATCAGGAATTCAGTGGCGTCGTTTGAACTTCAGACGTACGAGGCTGTCCTCAACAAGGCGTTAGTGATCGAAAGGGGCTTGGCAGAATCTGAAAAGGCGTCTGGCAGTTGGAATAAGAGGCGGTTCACTCAAACTAGTGGGCAATCTTTTCAAGGGGGACCACTCAAGAAGCCACACGTGTACGATAACATCGGGGGTCAAGGTGATCGAGAGACGTGTACCAGGTGCGGCAAGAATCATCCGGACAAAGTCTGTCGTTGGAATACAGGTGCTTGTTTTCATTGCGGAGAAGTAGGACATAAGATTTCGAATTGTCCGCACAATCTGCCACCGCCACCAAGGAAGGAAGCAGATAACAAGATGGGCAAAGGACGTGTGTTTCAGCTGACAGGAAATGACAACTATCGCAATTAA
- the LOC141673778 gene encoding protein NSP-INTERACTING KINASE 1-like codes for METKTAQAAFCFLVFLSLWTSVYSLLTAKGVNLEVQALMSIKAALKDPHGVLAKWDSDAADPCSWTMVTCSPDYLVIGLGTPSQSLSGILSPSIGNLTNLQSVLLQNNNISGPLPSELGELSKLQTLDLSDNLFTGEIPSSLANLASLQYLRLNNNSLSGAIPLSMANMTQLTFLDLSSNNLSGPVPRFLAKTFSILGNPMICATGKEQDCNGSKTMPLSLNLNNQNPRSSGRSKSHKIALAFGSSIGCICLLIIGFGVLLWWRQRQNQQIFFDINEQRCEEVCLGNMRRFQFRELQVATHNFSNKNIIGKGGFGIVYKGHLQDGTIVAVKRLKDGNAIGGEIQFQTEVEMISLAVHRNLLRLYGFCMTTTERLLVYPYMSNGSVALRLKSKPALDWGTRKRISLGAGRGLLYLHEQCDPKIIHRDVKAANILLDDYCEAVVGDFGLAKLLDHRDSHVTTAVRGTVGHIAPEYLSTGQSSEKTDVFGFGILLLELITGQRALEFGKAANQKGAMLDWVKKIHQEKKLDILVDKDLKGNYDRIELEEIVQVALLCTQYLPGHRPKMSEVVRMLEGDGLAEKWEATQRAEATRCRANEFSSSERYSDLTDDSSVLVQAMELSGPR; via the exons ATGGAGACAAAAACTGCACAAGCTGCGTTTTGTTTTTTGGTTTTTCTTAGCTTATGGACTTCAGTATATTCTTTGCTTACAGCAAAAGGTGTCAATCTTGAAG TTCAAGCTTTGATGAGTATTAAAGCTGCTTTGAAGGATCCTCATGGTGTTTTAGCAAAGTGGGACTCTGATGCAGCTGATCCATGTAGCTGGACAATGGTTACTTGTTCACCTGATTATCTAGTCATTGGCCT AGGAACTCCAAGCCAAAGTTTATCTGGTATTCTTTCACCAAGCATTGGTAACTTGACAAATCTTCAGTCAGT GCTATTACAAAATAACAATATATCAGGGCCACTTCCATCTGAACTTGGCGAATTATCTAAACTCCAAACACTTGATCTTTCTGATAATCTCTTTACCGGTGAAATTCCTTCTTCGTTGGCCAACCTTGCAAGTCTACAATATTT GCGGTTAAATAATAACAGCCTCTCTGGAGCAATTCCTTTATCCATGGCTAATATGACCCAACTCACCTTTCT GGACCTGTCTTCTAATAATTTGAGTGGTCCTGTCCCAAGGTTTCTTGCCAAAACATTCAG CATTTTGGGAAACCCTATGATATGTGCAACTGGGAAAGAGCAGGACTGCAACGGATCAAAGACAATGCCACTGTCTCTAAACTTGAATAATCAAA ATCCTCGATCTTCTGGAAGATCTAAAAGTCACAAAATTGCACTAGCCTTTGGGTCAAGCATAGGATGCATCTGCCTTCTTATCATAGGTTTTGGTGTCCTCCTCTGGTGGAGGCAAAGACAGAATCAGCAAATATTTTTCGACATTAATG AGCAACGTTGCGAAGAAGTCTGTCTTGGAAATATGAGAAGATTTCAGTTCAGAGAACTTCAAGTTGCAACCCACAACTTCAGCAACAAAAACATAATTGGTAAGGGTGGTTTTGGAATTGTATACAAAGGACATCTCCAGGATGGAACCATTGTAGCAGTAAAAAGGCTCAAGGATGGAAATGCTATAGGAGGGGAGATACAATTTCAAACTGAAGTTGAGATGATTAGCTTAGCGGTTCATAGGAATCTCCTCCGGCTCTATGGTTTCTGTATGACTACAACAGAAAGGCTTTTAGTGTACCCATACATGTCAAATGGAAGTGTTGCCTTGCGTCTAAAAT CCAAGCCTGCACTGGATTGGGGAACAAGGAAACGCATTTCATTAGGAGCTGGAAGGGGTTTATTGTACCTTCACGAGCAATGTGATCCAAAAATCATTCATAGGGATGTAAAGGCTGCTAATATACTGCTTGATGATTACTGTGAGGCTGTGGTAGGAGATTTTGGATTGGCAAAGTTATTAGACCACAGGGATTCACATGTCACTACAGCAGTCAGGGGCACAGTGGGGCATATAGCTCCTGAATACCTTTCAACAGGACAGTCCTCTGAGAAGACAGACGTTTTCGGGTTTGGAATTCTTCTTCTAGAGTTGATCACCGGTCAGCGAGCTCTTGAATTTGGAAAAGCAGCAAACCAGAAGGGAGCTATGCTCGATTGG GTTAAGAAAATTCATCAGGAGAAGAAGCTTGATATATTGGTAGATAAGGACTTGAAAGGCAATTATGACAGGATTGAGCTCGAAGAAATAGTACAAGTAGCTCTTCTATGTACACAATATTTACCAGGTCACAGACCAAAAATGTCAGAAGTGGTTAGGATGCTTGAAGGAGATGGCTTAGCAGAGAAATGGGAAGCTACTCAAAGAGCAGAGGCTACAAGGTGCAGAGCCAATGAGTTCTCTTCCTCGGAGCGTTATTCTGATCTTACTGACGACTCTTCTGTGCTTGTCCAAGCAATGGAGTTATCGGGACCAAGGTGA
- the LOC141673770 gene encoding F-box/FBD/LRR-repeat protein At1g13570, translated as MANSSGQDIITDLPQSIIEIILTKLPIRDAVRTSILSSRWRYKWATLTQLVFDDNCVSQFNDRTATENKLVKFITRFLFLHEGPIHKFTLSTYYLQSSPDIDQWLLFLSRKGIKELVLEVGDEEWFRAPSCLFACLKLTSLELLRCELDPPPEFRGFSCLKYLNLQQVLVAPEVIENLISGCPLLESLTLSYFDSLALTVRAPNLKYLKLEGEFKDICLEYTPLLVVVSVAMYMTDDKTEPFEQSSGCNFDKFLGGVPCLEKLTGQIYFTKYMSIGYELGKVPLTYDRLKLIQLYQVSFEDMKEILVVLRLILSSPNLQELQISSSSNAIAASEATDLNFWETDCPTGCTLKNLKTVKISDLSGVPHEMEFLKFLLKNSPVLEVMSVLPGIYVSCGKLNVVIELLRFRRASAKAEIIFIQDQV; from the exons ATGGCTAATTCGTCGGGGCAGGATATTATTACTGATCTGCCTCAAAGCATTATTGAAATCATCCTTACAAAGCTTCCGATAAGAGATGCTGTAAGAACTAGCATCTTGTCGAGCAGATGGAGGTACAAGTGGGCTACCCTTACACAACTTGTATTCGATGACAATTGTGTGAGTCAATTTAATGATAGAACAGCTACTGAGAATAAACTTGTGAAGTTCATCACTCGGTTTCTTTTTCTTCACGAAGGCCCAATCCATAAGTTTACGTTATCTACCTATTACTTGCAAAGTTCTCCTGATATAGATCAATGGCTACTTTTTCTATCAAGAAAAGGTATTAAAGAATTGGTTCTTGAAGTAGGAGACGAGGAGTGGTTTAGAGCACCGTCTTGTCTTTTTGCATGCCTGAAACTGACTAGTTTGGAACTTCTTCGTTGTGAACTGGACCCTCCTCCGGAATTTAGAGGATTTTCATGTTTAAAGTATCTTAACCTACAACAAGTCCTAGTTGCTCCTGAAGTTATTGAAAATCTTATTTCCGGCTGCCCTCTTCTTGAGAGTTTAACTTTGTCATATTTCGATAGTTTAGCTCTGACTGTTCGTGCCCCGAATTTGAAATACCTTAAACTAGAAGGGGAATTTAAAGACATATGTCTCGAGTACACTCCGCTTCTagttgttgtttctgttgctatGTACATGACTGACGATAAGACTGAGCCCTTTGAGCAAAGTTCAGGTTGCAACTTTGACAAGTTTCTTGGTGGTGTACCATGTCTTGAGAAGCTCACTGGGCAAATCTACTTTACAAAG TATATGAGTATAGGATATGAACTCGGGAAAGTTCCATTAACTTATGACCGTCTGAAGCTAATTCAACTGTATCAAGTAAGCTTTGAAGACATGAAAGAAATATTGGTTGTTCTTCGCTTGATTTTGAGCTCTCCAAActtacaagaacttcaaatttCA AGTTCATCGAATGCAATCGCTGCATCAGAGGCAACTGATTTAAATTTTTGGGAGACGGATTGTCCTACTGGTTGCACATTAAAAAATCTTAAAACGGTGAAGATTTCAGATTTATCTGGTGTGCCACATGAGATGGAATTCCTCAAATTTTTGCTTAAAAATTCTCCAGTGCTTGAGGTGATGAGCGTTTTACCTGGGATATATGTTTCCTGCGGAAAATTGAATGTGGTAATAGAATTGCTGCGATTTCGAAGAGCTTCTGCCAAAGCTGAAATCATATTTATTCAAGATCAAGTGTAG